CTGCTCGACGGTGCCACGCCGACCCACGACAACCAATTCAAACTGACCCTGGTCGAGCGCACACTCGGCTCGGTGCTGGCCCAAGCGAGGGACGAAGCATGAAATTCGACACGCCCGCCACCACCAACCCGATCGACCAATTGAAGGTCATCGGCAAACCCACTGACCGCATCGACGGCAAACTCAAAACCTGCGGCCAGGCGCCGTACGCTTACGAGCAGCATGAAGCGGTGGCCAATCAGGCTTACGGTTTCATGGTCGGTTCGGCCATCGCCAAGGGCGGCATCAACAACATCGATCTCGACGAGGCGAAAGCCGCACCCGGGGTTCTGGCCATCGTCACCGCAGCCAATGCCGGCAAACTCGGCAAGGGCCAATACAACTCGGCGCATCTGCTGGCCGGGCCGCAAATTCAGCACTATCACCAAGCCGTTGCGCTGGTCGTTGCCGAAACGTTTGAACAGGCCCGCGCCGCCGCACAATTGGTCAAAGTCGATTACGTCACGGCCAAAGGCGAGTTCGATCTGGCCAGCGTGCGCGATCAGGGCGTCGAGCAGAAAGAGGAATTGCCGGACGTCAAACACGGCGATTTTGCCACGGCGTTCGCTGCCGCACCGGTGCAGTTCGACCAGACCTACACCACCCCCGATCAGTCCCACGCGATGATGGAACCGCACGCGACTCTGGCCGCGTGGAAAGGCGATCAGCTGACCCTGTGGACGTCCAACCAGATGATCGCCTGGAGCGTCGGCGACATCGCCGAAACCCTTGGTCTGCCCAAGGAGAAAGTCCGTTTGATCTCGCCATACATTGGCGGCGGTTTCGGCGGCAAACTGTTCATCCGCGCCGACGCGATCCTCGCTGCCCTCGGTGCGCGCATGGCCAACCGACCAGTGAAAGTCGCCCTCGCGCGGCCGCAGATCGCCAACAACACCACCCATCGCCCGGCGACCATCCAGCGCATCCGTATGGGCGCTACAGCGGACGGCAAACTCACGGCCATCGCCCACGAGGGTTGGTCGGGCAATCTGAAAGACGGCAAGGTCGAAGTCGCAGCACAACCGAGTCAACTGCTCTACGCCGGCGAAAACCGCATGGTCACCATGCGCCTGGCACCGCTGGATCTGCCCGAAGGCAACGCCATGCGCGCACCGGGCGAAACCCCGGGCCTGATGGCACTGGAAATCGCCATGGACGAAATGGCCGAACAGCTCAAACTCGACCCGGTGCAATTCCGCATCCTCAACGACACCCAGGTCGACCCGGTGAAAACCGAGCGGCCGTTCTCACAGCGACGGCTAATCGAATGCCTGCAAACCGGCGCCGAGAAATTCGGCTGGGACAAACGCAATCCCAAGCCCGGCAGCCGTCGCGAAGGTCGCTGGCTGATCGGTATGGGCGTCGGCGCGGCGATTCGCAACAACCTGCTGGTGAAATCCGGTGCGCGGGTGCGACTGGAGCGTGACGGCAAGATCACCGTAGAAACCGACATGACCGACATCGGCACCGGCAGCTACACGATCATTGCGCAAACGGCGGCCGAGATGATGGGCGTTGGTATCGACGATGTCGTGGTGCGACTGGGCGATTCGAACTTCCCGGTATCGGCCGGCTCTGGCGGGCAATTCGGTGCCAACTGCTCGACGGCCGGGGTGTATGCCGCGTGTGTGAAACTGCGCGAAGCGGTGGCCGGCAAATTGGGTATGGCGGCCGGTGAAGCCGAGTTTGTCGACGGTCAGGTACGGGTCGGCAGCAAAAGTGTGCCGTTGCGTCATGCGGCGGAAAATGGCGAGGTGCAGGCTGAAGACAGCATCGAATTCGCTGACCTTGCCAAGCAGTATCAGCAGTCGACGTTTGGCGCGCATTTCGTTGAAGTCGCAGTGGACGCTGCGACCGGTGAAGTGCGCGTGCGACGGATGCTGGCGGTGTGCGCGGCCGGGCGGATTCTCAATCCGAAATCGGCGCGCAGCCAGGTGATTGGTGCGATGACCATGGGTGTTGGTGCGGCGTTGATGGAAGAGCTGGCGGTGGACAAGAAGCTTGGATTTTTTGTCAATCACGACCTGGCCGGGTATGAAGTGCCGGTGCATGCCGATATTCCGCATCAGGAGGTGATTTTCCTCGATGAGACGGATCCGATTTCTTCGCCGATGAAGGCCAAGGGTGTCGGTGAGTTGGGGATTTGCGGCGTGAGCGCGGCGGTGGCGAATGCGATCTATAACGCTACCGGGGCCAGGGTGCGAGAGTATCCGATTACGCTGGACAAGATTCTTTCGTCACTGCCCGAAATGATCTGACCCCAACGCCACTGTAGGAGCTGCCGCAGGTTGGGATCTTTTGATGTTGGTCTTTTAAAAAACAAGATCAAAAGATCGCAGCCTGCGGCAGCTCCTACATGGGTCGGACTTAATCAATGTGCGGATACTGCGCCTCGCTCACCTGCTCCATCCACTCCACCACGTTTCCATCCAGCACTTCAGCAATCGCGATATGCGTCATCGCCGTACTCGACGCCGCACCATGCCAATGCTTAGCACCGGGCGCAATCCACACCGTATCCCCCGGACGAATCTCACGCACCGGCTGCCCCCACTCCTGCACATACCCCGCCCCCGCCGTCACAATCAACGTCTGCCCCAGCGGGTGGGTATGCCACGCCGTGCGCGCGCCCGGTTCGAATGTCACCGTGGCGCCACTGACCCGCGCCTCATCGGAGCCCTTGAACGGCGCATCGACCCGCACAATTCCGGTGAACCAGTCCGCCGGGCCACGGGCCGAAGGTTGTGATCCATTGGGCGTGACGGTCACTCGCGGCGCTTCATTGGCCTGAGCGTCGGCGGCGAGCAAGGAAAGGGTCAAAGCAGAAGCTGCAATCGGGTTCATGGCGATATCTCCAAAAGTGATGCCTGAACTTTAACGACGTCGACTCTTCAGATAATCAACTAGAATTCGAAAAAACTTATGCAGGAAACTCATTAATGCTTCGGGAAAACGCCAGTGACCTGCTCGCCTTCCTCGCCGTGGCGCGCGAGCGCAGCTTCACCAAAGCCGCCGCTAAACTCGGCGTCTCGCAATCGGCGCTCAGCCATACCATCCGCGCCCTGGAAGCACGCCTCGGGCTGCGCCTGCTGACCCGCACCACCCGCAGCGTTTCGCCCACCGAGGCCGGTGAACATCTGCTGCAAACCGTCGGCCCACGCTTTGAAGAGATCGAGCAGGAGCTGGCGGCTTTGAGCAACCTGCGCGAAACCCCGGCGGGCAAGATCCGCATCAGCGCTACTGACCATTCACTGGACTGGCTGCTGCACCCGGTGCTCAAAGAGTTTTTACCAAAGTACCCGGACATCGCCGTCGAAGTCTGTTGCGATTACGGTTTCGTCGACATCGCAGGCCAAGGTTTCGATGCCGGTATACGTCTGGGCGAGGATGTCGCCCAAGGCATGATCGCCACGCGCATTGGCCCGGACATGCGCATGGCCGTGGTCGGTTCGCCCGCCTACTTCGCCAGACGTCCCGCCCCGCAAACGCCTCGCGACCTGACCGACCACGCCTGCAACAATCTGCGCCTGCCCACCAATGGCGGGCTGTACACCTGGGAGTTCGAAAAGGATGGCGAGAGCCTGAAGGTGCGGGTATCCGGACAGGTCACATTGAATGGTGTCTACCCATTGCTCGACGCCGCGCTGGACGGTTTCGGCCTGAGCTATATCCCGGAAAACCTCGTCGCGACGCATCTGGCAGATGGCAGTCTGGTGCAGGTGCTGGAAGACTGGTGCCCGATATTCGCCGGTTATCACCTCTACTACCCGAGCCGACGCCAGGCGGCGCCAGCATTTGCGTTGTTGCTGGAGGCGTTGCGCTATCGCGGTTGAGCGCCGTCTACCAGACCGATTACCCCGCCAACGCAATCAACTGATGCCGCTGCGCATCAGTGAGCATCGGCCCGAACCCTGCCTTGACGTTATCGGCCATATACCGTGGATTGCCGGTACCCGGAATCACGCAGGTCACCGCCGGGTGCGCCAGCAAAAACTTCAGCGTCAGTTGCGGCCAACTGTTGACCTGCACGTCCGACACCCACGCCGGCAGCGGTTTGCCCTTGAGCCGGGCAAGCAAACCACCGCCGCCAAATGGCCGGTTACAGATCACCGCCACACCGCGCTCACGGCATAGCGGCAGGATGCGTTTTTCCACGCCTCGGTCATCAAGGGCGTAGTTGATCTGCAGGAAATCCAGTTGTTCAGTCTTCAGCACCGCTTCAACTTCGTCATAGGCTGAGGGCGTGTAATGGGTGATGCCGATGTAGCGAATGCGCCCTTGCTCCTTCCATTCCCGCAGCGTCGGCAAGTGGGTTTGCCAGTCGAGCAGGTTGTGGATCTGCATCAGGTCGATGCGCTCGGTGCGCAGCAGGCTGAATGACTGCTCCATCTGCGCGATGCCCTCCTGACGTCCGCGCGTCCACACCTTGGTCGCCAGAAAGGCCGGTGAGCGCGGTTCGTGGATCGACAGCAGTTCACCGGTGGTTTCTTCGGCGCGGCCATACATCGGCGAGCTGTCGACCACGGTGCCACCCTTGGCGAACAGTTCGTCGAGCACCGCTGGCAATTGCTTGTAAGCCGGATCACCAGGGGCGACGTCAAAGCCGCGATACGTGCCCAGCCCCACCATGGGCAGTGGCTCGGCGCTTGATGGGATGACACGAGTCTGCATGGCTTGGCCTCCGGTAGCAGCGGACGATGTGGCAGTGGCCAGCGCCCGATCAAAGGTGAAGACCGCCGACACCCCGGCAGCCAGCGTGATCAATCGGCGACGGGAGTAACCCTCAGTGTGGCTCATGCTGGTTCCCCTGCTCCGTGGATCTGTTGCACGTTGTGTTCGAACGCTAGCCGCACGAAGCGCTGGACTACACTGCGACAACTAACCCGCACACCCCGTTAAAAGTAGCCGAATGTCCCGAACCCTGATGTCACTCGTCGCATTGATCGTTGCCGTGTACCTGGTGCTGTGCGTGGCGCTGTTCTTTTTTCAGCGTTCGCTGATCTGGTTTCCTCAGCCCAGTGCGGTCAGTGCCACCGATTCGCGGCTGAAACTGTCGATGCCGGATGCCGATATCTGGGTCAGCACCCGAGAGCGCGTCGGGCCACGGGCGCTGATCTATTTCGGCGGCAACGCCGAGGACGTGTCGCGCAATCTGCCGGAGTTTGCCCAAGCGTTTCCCGATTACGCGCTGTACCTGCTGAACTACCGGGGATTTGCCGGCAGCGGCGGCTCACCCTCTGAAGAGGCGATTGCCGAGGATGCGCTGGCGTTGTTTGATCAGGTATCTGCCAGCCATCCGCAGATTGCCGTGGTCGGGCGCAGTCTGGGATCGGGTGTCGCGGTGCGCCTGGCCAGTCAACGGCCGGTGCAGCAGTTGATACTGGTGACGCCATACAACAGCCTCGAAGAAATCGCCGCGCGACAATATCCGTGGGTGCCGGTGAAGTGGTTACTCAAGGATCGCTTTGAGTCGGGCAAGTATGCCGAGCACATCCGCGTGCCGACGTTGCTGCTGGCGGCCAGTGATGACGAGGTGATTCCCCGGTCCAGTACCGAGCGATTGCTGGAAAACTTTCCCAAAGGCGTGGCCGAACTCAAGGTTGT
The sequence above is drawn from the Pseudomonas sp. FP2196 genome and encodes:
- the paoC gene encoding aldehyde oxidoreductase molybdenum-binding subunit PaoC; amino-acid sequence: MKFDTPATTNPIDQLKVIGKPTDRIDGKLKTCGQAPYAYEQHEAVANQAYGFMVGSAIAKGGINNIDLDEAKAAPGVLAIVTAANAGKLGKGQYNSAHLLAGPQIQHYHQAVALVVAETFEQARAAAQLVKVDYVTAKGEFDLASVRDQGVEQKEELPDVKHGDFATAFAAAPVQFDQTYTTPDQSHAMMEPHATLAAWKGDQLTLWTSNQMIAWSVGDIAETLGLPKEKVRLISPYIGGGFGGKLFIRADAILAALGARMANRPVKVALARPQIANNTTHRPATIQRIRMGATADGKLTAIAHEGWSGNLKDGKVEVAAQPSQLLYAGENRMVTMRLAPLDLPEGNAMRAPGETPGLMALEIAMDEMAEQLKLDPVQFRILNDTQVDPVKTERPFSQRRLIECLQTGAEKFGWDKRNPKPGSRREGRWLIGMGVGAAIRNNLLVKSGARVRLERDGKITVETDMTDIGTGSYTIIAQTAAEMMGVGIDDVVVRLGDSNFPVSAGSGGQFGANCSTAGVYAACVKLREAVAGKLGMAAGEAEFVDGQVRVGSKSVPLRHAAENGEVQAEDSIEFADLAKQYQQSTFGAHFVEVAVDAATGEVRVRRMLAVCAAGRILNPKSARSQVIGAMTMGVGAALMEELAVDKKLGFFVNHDLAGYEVPVHADIPHQEVIFLDETDPISSPMKAKGVGELGICGVSAAVANAIYNATGARVREYPITLDKILSSLPEMI
- a CDS encoding cupin domain-containing protein; its protein translation is MNPIAASALTLSLLAADAQANEAPRVTVTPNGSQPSARGPADWFTGIVRVDAPFKGSDEARVSGATVTFEPGARTAWHTHPLGQTLIVTAGAGYVQEWGQPVREIRPGDTVWIAPGAKHWHGAASSTAMTHIAIAEVLDGNVVEWMEQVSEAQYPHID
- a CDS encoding LysR family transcriptional regulator, whose protein sequence is MLRENASDLLAFLAVARERSFTKAAAKLGVSQSALSHTIRALEARLGLRLLTRTTRSVSPTEAGEHLLQTVGPRFEEIEQELAALSNLRETPAGKIRISATDHSLDWLLHPVLKEFLPKYPDIAVEVCCDYGFVDIAGQGFDAGIRLGEDVAQGMIATRIGPDMRMAVVGSPAYFARRPAPQTPRDLTDHACNNLRLPTNGGLYTWEFEKDGESLKVRVSGQVTLNGVYPLLDAALDGFGLSYIPENLVATHLADGSLVQVLEDWCPIFAGYHLYYPSRRQAAPAFALLLEALRYRG
- a CDS encoding aldo/keto reductase translates to MSHTEGYSRRRLITLAAGVSAVFTFDRALATATSSAATGGQAMQTRVIPSSAEPLPMVGLGTYRGFDVAPGDPAYKQLPAVLDELFAKGGTVVDSSPMYGRAEETTGELLSIHEPRSPAFLATKVWTRGRQEGIAQMEQSFSLLRTERIDLMQIHNLLDWQTHLPTLREWKEQGRIRYIGITHYTPSAYDEVEAVLKTEQLDFLQINYALDDRGVEKRILPLCRERGVAVICNRPFGGGGLLARLKGKPLPAWVSDVQVNSWPQLTLKFLLAHPAVTCVIPGTGNPRYMADNVKAGFGPMLTDAQRHQLIALAG
- a CDS encoding alpha/beta hydrolase, which produces MSRTLMSLVALIVAVYLVLCVALFFFQRSLIWFPQPSAVSATDSRLKLSMPDADIWVSTRERVGPRALIYFGGNAEDVSRNLPEFAQAFPDYALYLLNYRGFAGSGGSPSEEAIAEDALALFDQVSASHPQIAVVGRSLGSGVAVRLASQRPVQQLILVTPYNSLEEIAARQYPWVPVKWLLKDRFESGKYAEHIRVPTLLLAASDDEVIPRSSTERLLENFPKGVAELKVVPDSGHNSISERRQYLQWMGDVLNR